The Halorubrum sp. BV1 sequence GCTGTTCGTCATCGCGCTCGCCGCCGCCGAGGTCGCGATCGGTATCGGCATCATCCTCGTGTTGTACCGCAACTTCGGCGTCACAGACGTCACCGTTCCAACGGAGATGAGGTGGTAACATGATAGACGTGTTCTCGTACGTTCCGGCGATAGTTCTCCTGCCGTTCTTCTCGTTCCTGGTCGCGCTCGGGGCAGGCAAGTACCTCCCGAAGGGGGGTGCCTTCGGCGGCATCGCCGCGACTGCGGGGTCGTTCCTCCTCTCGCTTTGGGTGCTCGCGACCGTGGCCGGCGGACAGGCAGCGAATCGGACGATCTACACCTGGGCGAGCGCCGGCGGTATCGGGCCGACCGACGTCGAGCTCAGCTTCGGCATCCTCGTGGACCCGCTTTCGGCGCTCATGCTCGTCATCGTGACGCTCGTGGCGCTTTTAGTCCACGTGTTCTCGCTGGGATACATGAACGACGAGGGCGAGACCGGGCTCCCGCGGTACTACGCCGGACTCGGGCTCTTTACCGCGTCGATGCTCGGCTTCGTCGTTGCGGACAACCTGCTCATGGCGTTCATGTTCTTCGAGCTGGTCGGGCTCTGCTCGTACCTGCTCATCGGCTTCCACTTCCGGGAGCCCGGGCCGCCGTCGGCGGCGAAGAAGGCCTTCCTCGTCACCCGGTTCGGGGACTACTTCTTCCTGATCGGCGTCGTGGCGGTGCTCGCGACGTTCGGCACGGCGCAGTTCGCGGGTAGCGAGTCGTTCCCGCACCTCGCCGAGGCCGCACTCGCCGGAGAGGGGTCGGTCGCGTGGACGCCCGGCGGGCTCGCACTCGACACATGGTTCACGATCGTCGGGCTGCTCGTGCTCGGCGGAGTCGTGGGGAAGTCGGCGCAGTTCCCGCTACACACATGGCTCCCCGACGCGATGGAGGGTCCGACGCCCGTCTCCGCGCTGATCCACGCCGCGACGATGGTCGCGGCCGGCGTCTACCTCGTCGCGCGGATGTACGGCTTCTACGCGCTGTCACCGACGGCGCTCGCGGTGATCGCCTTCATCGGCGGCTTCACCGCGCTGTTCGCGGCGACGATGGGCGTCGTGAAAGACGAACTGAAGCAGGTGCTCGCGTACTCGACCATCTCGCAGTACGGCTACATGATGCTCGCGCTCGGCGCGGGCGGGTACGTGGCCGCGGTCTTCCACCTGACGACCCACGCCTTCTTCAAGGCCCTGCTCTTCTTGGGCGCGGGCTCGGTCATCATCGCGATGCACCACAACGAAGACATGTGGGACATGGGTGGACTGAAATCGAAGCTGCCCGTCACCTACTACACGTTCTTGGCCGGTTCGCTGGCGCTCGCGGGTATCTTCCCGTTCGCCGGCTTCTGGTCGAAAGACGAGATCCTCTATGAGGCGCTCGTGCACGCGCCCGGCGAGCCGCTGCTGTTCGGCGGCTACCTGATGGGGCTGCTCGCGGTACCCGTCACCGCCTTCTACACGTTCCGGATGGTCTTTTTGACCTTCCACGGCGAGCCGCGCAGCGCCACCGCACGCGACCCCGAACCCGTTCGCTGGAACGTGAAGGGGCCGCTTTCGGTGCTGGGCGTGCTCGCCGTCGTCACCGGCTTCATCAACATGGTGCCGGTCCAGAAGGTGCTCGGACTGGAGGGCATCGACCTGCTCCATCTCTGGCTCGACAACCACTGGGGCGGCATCGAGGGACTCTCTTCGCACCACTACGCCGACCTCGGTCCGTACAGTAGCGAGTACCTCTTCGGCGGCGAGGTCGGCACTATCCTCGTCGGCGCGGCGGTCTCGCTCGGTCTGGCGCTTGCTGGCCTCGGACTCGCGTGGCGGCTCTACGGGGTTCCGTCGCCGACGGAACACACGGCGAAGCTCGGCGGGATCAAAGACGTGCTGTACAACAACTACTACCTCGACGAACTGCAGGTATGGCTCGCGTATCGCACCGAGGACGTGGCCGGCGTGGCCAACGTCTTCGACCAGGGGATCATCGACGGCGTCGTCAACGGCGTCTCGTCGGTGAGCCTTTTCGGGGGGAACCGGATCCGACGGATCCAGAGCGGCGTCGTCTCGCAGTACACGGCGCTTTTGACGCTGGGCCTCGTCGCGCTCGTCTTGGTCCTCGGCGTCACAGGGGGGTGGTTCCTGTGATACTCGAAGCGCTCATCGCCGTCGCGTTCGTGAGCGCGCTCGTCATCCTCCTCGCGCCCAACGAGTGGGCGGGGAAACTGGCGTTCGCACTCAGCCTGATCCCATTCGCGGGGTCGCTGTACCTGTGGTCCGCCTTCGACGGCTCCGGCAACGCGCTTACGGGCGGTGACATCGCGTTCCAGACGCAGATCGAGTGGCTCGAAGTCGGCGGCCGGTCGGTGTCGTGGTTCGTCGGCCTCGACGGGATCAGCCTCCCGCTCGTGGTGCTCACGACGTTCCTCGTGCCGCTCGCTATCGTGAGCGCGTGGACGCCGATCGACTCCCGACAGAGCCAGTTTTACGGGCTCATGCTGTTCATGGAGGCGAACCTCCTCGGCGTGTTCACGGCGCTCGACTTCTTCCTGTGGTTCATCTTCTGGGAGGCCGTCCTCGTGCCGATGTACTTCCTCATCGGCATCTGGGGCGGCCCGCGCCGGAAGTACGCCGCGATCAAGTTCTTCGTGTACACGAACGCGGCGTCGCTCCTGATGTTCATCGGGTTCATGTCGCTCGTGTTCGCGCTCGGCGACTCGGTGAGTTCGTTCGCGCTCCCGGAGATCACGCAGGCCATCGCGGCCGGCGATCTCTCGGCGTGGTTCGGGATATCGCCCGATCGGATGGCGCTCCTCGCCTTCCTCGCGATGTTCCTCGGGTTCGCCGTGAAGGTACCCATCGTCCCGGTGCACACATGGCTGCCTGACGCCCACGTCGAAGCGCCGACACCGGTGTCGGTGCTTCTGGCGGGCGTGCTCCTGAAGATGGGGACGTACGCGCTGCTCCGGTTCAACTTCACGATGCTCCCGAATCAGGCGTCCGCACTCGCGATTCCCATCGCGGCTATCGCCGTTATCAGCGTCATCTACGGCGCGATGCTGGCGCTGGCACAGAAAGACCTGAAACGTATCGTCGCGTACTCCTCCGTCTCGTCGATGGGGTATGTCATCCTCGGACTCGTCGTGTTCACCGAGTACGGCGTGGGCGGCGCGACGTTCCAGATGGTCGCTCACGGACTCATCTCCGGGCTGATGTTCATGGCCGTTGGCGTCGTCTACAACGCGACGCACACGCGGATGGTCGGCGACATGGCCGGAATGGCCGACCGGATGCCGATCACGGTCGGGATCTTGGTCGCCGGCGCGTTCGGTTACATGGGGCTTCCCCTGATGGCCGGCTTCGCCGGTGAGTTCTTCATCTTCGTGGGCTCGCTTTCGGCACCGGCGCTCCCGTACGCGCCCGTGTTCACCGCGCTCGCGATGTTTGGTATCGTCATCGTCGCCGGCTACCTGCTGTCGGCGATGCAGAGCACGCTGTTCGGGCCGTTCCACCTCGAGACGGACTACGAGGTCGGCCCCGCGCCGTTCCACGACGTCGCCCCGCTCGCGGTGCTTCTGGTGGCGATCATCGTGCTCGGCGTCGCACCCGACATCTTCTTCGAGATGATCCGTGACGCTGCGCTGCCTGTCGTCGAGGGGGTGACGCTCAATGGGTAACGCACCGGCTGCGGTGACGGCGCTGCTTCCGGTGTTGCTTCTGGCACTCACCGGGCTCGCACTGCTGTTGGTCGATACGATCCGACCGTCGGAACGGTCGAACACCTCGATGGCAGTCGTGAGCGCGCTCGGATCGCTGGGCGCGCTCGCCGCGACCGCGTGGCTCGTCGTCTCCGGGACGGTCGGCGTCGAGGCGGGCGCGGTTCGCCTGTTCGCGGACACGATCGCCGTCGACACCATGGCGCTGTTCTTCACCGCCATCTTCGCGTCGGTGACTGCGCTCGTCGTCGTCGCCGCGCACGACTACTTCCACGACCACGCGAACCCCGCGGCGTTCTACTCGCTCGTGCTGTTCGCGACGACGGGGATGGCACTTCTCGCGGTCGCCAACTCGCTCGCGGTCGTGTTCGTCGCTCTGGAGATGGTGTCGCTGCCGTCGTACGTGCTCGTCGCGTTCTTGAAACAGAACCGCGGGAGCGTCGAGGCGGGGATGAAGTACTTCCTCGTCGGCGCGCTCTCGTCTGCGATCTTCCTGTTCGGGATCTCGCTCGTCTACGCGGCGACCGGGTCGCTGCTGTTCGGTGACGTCGCCGAGGCGATGGGATCGCTCGACGGACTCGCGGGCGTCGCCGGGCTCGGCATCGTGATGATCGTCGGCGGGGTGGCGTTCAAGACC is a genomic window containing:
- the nuoL gene encoding NADH-quinone oxidoreductase subunit L, with translation MIDVFSYVPAIVLLPFFSFLVALGAGKYLPKGGAFGGIAATAGSFLLSLWVLATVAGGQAANRTIYTWASAGGIGPTDVELSFGILVDPLSALMLVIVTLVALLVHVFSLGYMNDEGETGLPRYYAGLGLFTASMLGFVVADNLLMAFMFFELVGLCSYLLIGFHFREPGPPSAAKKAFLVTRFGDYFFLIGVVAVLATFGTAQFAGSESFPHLAEAALAGEGSVAWTPGGLALDTWFTIVGLLVLGGVVGKSAQFPLHTWLPDAMEGPTPVSALIHAATMVAAGVYLVARMYGFYALSPTALAVIAFIGGFTALFAATMGVVKDELKQVLAYSTISQYGYMMLALGAGGYVAAVFHLTTHAFFKALLFLGAGSVIIAMHHNEDMWDMGGLKSKLPVTYYTFLAGSLALAGIFPFAGFWSKDEILYEALVHAPGEPLLFGGYLMGLLAVPVTAFYTFRMVFLTFHGEPRSATARDPEPVRWNVKGPLSVLGVLAVVTGFINMVPVQKVLGLEGIDLLHLWLDNHWGGIEGLSSHHYADLGPYSSEYLFGGEVGTILVGAAVSLGLALAGLGLAWRLYGVPSPTEHTAKLGGIKDVLYNNYYLDELQVWLAYRTEDVAGVANVFDQGIIDGVVNGVSSVSLFGGNRIRRIQSGVVSQYTALLTLGLVALVLVLGVTGGWFL
- a CDS encoding NuoM family protein → MILEALIAVAFVSALVILLAPNEWAGKLAFALSLIPFAGSLYLWSAFDGSGNALTGGDIAFQTQIEWLEVGGRSVSWFVGLDGISLPLVVLTTFLVPLAIVSAWTPIDSRQSQFYGLMLFMEANLLGVFTALDFFLWFIFWEAVLVPMYFLIGIWGGPRRKYAAIKFFVYTNAASLLMFIGFMSLVFALGDSVSSFALPEITQAIAAGDLSAWFGISPDRMALLAFLAMFLGFAVKVPIVPVHTWLPDAHVEAPTPVSVLLAGVLLKMGTYALLRFNFTMLPNQASALAIPIAAIAVISVIYGAMLALAQKDLKRIVAYSSVSSMGYVILGLVVFTEYGVGGATFQMVAHGLISGLMFMAVGVVYNATHTRMVGDMAGMADRMPITVGILVAGAFGYMGLPLMAGFAGEFFIFVGSLSAPALPYAPVFTALAMFGIVIVAGYLLSAMQSTLFGPFHLETDYEVGPAPFHDVAPLAVLLVAIIVLGVAPDIFFEMIRDAALPVVEGVTLNG